A genomic region of Chaetodon auriga isolate fChaAug3 chromosome 11, fChaAug3.hap1, whole genome shotgun sequence contains the following coding sequences:
- the unc5b gene encoding netrin receptor UNC5B isoform X1, whose amino-acid sequence MLSVRMQRDQGVAPLVLLLLVGGSVVSGTESSDYSEAEVLPDSFPSAPAEPLPEFLLEPEDAFIVKNRPVQLRCRASPATQIYFKCNGEWVNQNDHVTRESLDQITGLVVREVDISVSRTQVEELFGLEDYWCQCVAWSSAGTTKSNRAYVRIAYLRKNFEQEPLGREVRLEQEVLLQCRPPEGMPAAEVDWLKNEDVIDPSQDSNFLITIDHDLIIKQARLSDTANYTCVARNVVAKRRSSTATLIVYVSGGWSSWTEWSECNARCGRGWQRRTRSCTNPAPLNGGAFCEGPPFQRVTCTTLCPVDGGWTEWAKWSACGTECTHWRSRECQAPPPRNGGKHCSGSMMESKNCTEGLCARNKKVSIEHASHPLAPGMDVAVYAGLVGALLLCVILVLCVGVLAYRRRCRHLHGDITDSSSALTAAFHPGNYKPPRQDNPHPLHPSAPPDLTATAGAFRGPLFSLQHGVNDSPHKIPMTTSPLLDPLPSLKIKVYNSSTLSSLELPADICSDGEILSLKSVGTVGRERDYHSHTLSREPGLSTSATLGNLGGRLTIPNTGVSLLVPPGTIPQGKFYEMYLIINKWDKTTLPSEGSQTVLSPVVSCGPSGMLLNRPVVLTLPHCAQLDTPTPDWTLTLKTQTHQGAWEEVLTVGEETLSSPCYLQLEEECCHVLMEQLGTYGLVGQSCPPQPACKRLQLALFAPRAPCLSLDYSLRIYCIHDTPHALKEVLDLERSLGGVLLEDPKPLLFKDSYHNLRLSIHDIPHTHWRSKLLAKYQEIPFYHIWSGSQRPLHCTFSLERGSLAVSQLTCKICVRQVEGEGQIFQLHTDIQETLPPHSPLPSGGTCLPSSQVGPYAFRLPDSIRQKICASLDAPSARGCDWRLLARSLGFDRYLNYFATKPSPTGVLLDLWEACHQADADLVSLATALEEMGKSEVLVVMTTDGDC is encoded by the exons AGAGCAGCGACTACAGCGAGGCCGAGGTTCTCCCCGACTCCTTCCCCTCAGCACCAGCAGAACCTCTCCCAGAATTCCTGCTGGAACCAGAGGACGCTTTCATCGTAAAGAACCGGCCCGTCCAGCTACGTTGCCGGGCATCACCGGCCACCCAGATCTACTTCAAATGTAATGGAGAATGGGTCAATCAAAACGATCACGTCACCAGAGAGAGCCTGGACCAGATCACGG GTCTGGTGGTCCGGGAGGTGGACATCTCGGTGTCTAGGACACAGGTGGAGGAGCTGTTTGGATTGGAGGACTACTGGTGCCAGTGTGTGGCCTGGAGCTCGGCTGGCACCACAAAGAGCAACCGTGCCTATGTTCGCATTGCAT ACCTGAGGAAGAACTTTGAGCAGGAGCCGCTGGGACGGGAGGTGCGACTAGAGCAGGAGGTGCTTCTGCAGTGTCGCCCCCCGGAGGGCATGCCTGCTGCCGAG GTGGACTGGCTAAAGAATGAGGACGTCATAGATCCATCTCAGGACTCCAACTTCCTGATCACCATTGATCATGATCTGATCATCAAACAGGCCCGACTCTCAGACACCGCCAACTACACCTGCGTGGCTCGTAACGTGGTGGCCAAAAGACGCAGCAGCACGGCTACTCTTATTGTTtatg tgagcGGAGGCTGGTCTTCTTGGACTGAATGGTCAGAGTGTAATGCTCGGTGTGGGCGGGGCTGGCAGCGACGAACACGCAGCTGCACCAATCCTGCCCCTTTGAATGGAGGAGCTTTCTGCGAGGGCCCACCCTTCCAGAGAGTgacctgcaccacactgtgccCAG TGGATGGCGGCTGGACAGAGTGGGCAAAGTGGTCCGCCTGTGGGACAGAGTGCACCCACTGGCGCAGTCGCGAGTGCCAAGCCCCCCCACCCAGGAACGGAGGAAAGCACTGCAGCGGCAGCATGATGGAGAGCAAGAACTGCACCGAGGGGCTGTGTGCGCGCA ATAAAAAGGTTTCTATTGAACATGCAAGCCATC CGCTGGCTCCAGGTATGGATGTAGCAGTCTACGCCGGTTTGGTGGGAGCCCTGTTGCTGTGTGTAATACTGGTGTTGTGCGTGGGAGTGCTCGCATATCGCCGCAGATGCCGCCATCTCCACGGAGACATCACCGATTCCTCGTCTGCTCTCACCGCCGCCTTCCACCCTGGCAACTACAAACCTCCCAGACAGG ACAACCCCCACCCTCTGCATCCCTCGGCTCCTCCGGATCTGACAGCCACGGCGGGGGCGTTCCGCGGGCCGCTCTTCTCCCTGCAGCACGGGGTCAACGACAGCCCCCACAAAATCCCCATGACCACCTCTCCCCTGCTCGACCCGTTGCCCAGTCTTAAAATCAAGGTGTATAACTCCTCCACTCTTTCCTCCCTGGAGCTCCCCGCGGACATTTGCTCGGACGGGGAGATCCTCAGCCTGAAGTCGGTGGGTACTGTCGGAAGAGAGCGAGACTACCACAGCCACACCCTCTCCAGAGAGCCTGGGCTGAGCACCAGTGCCACCCTGGGTAACCTGGGAGGACGCCTTACAATCCCCAATACAG GTGTGAGTCTGCTGGTCCCCCCGGGCACAATCCCCCAGGGGAAGTTCTATGAGATGTACCTCATTATCAACAAGTGGGACAAAACTAC GCTACCCTCTGAAGGCAGTCAGACTGTACTAAGTCCTGTAGTGAGCTGTGGCCCATCCGGCATGCTGCTGAATCGCCCAGTGGTTCTTACTTTGCCCCACTGTGCCCAGCTAGACACACCTACTCCCGACTGGACCCTCACACtcaagacacagacacaccaggGGGCTTGGGAG GAGGTGCTGACAGTTGGAGAGGAGACTTTGTCGTCTCCGTGCtacctgcagctggaggaggagtgttGTCATGTTCTCATGGAGCAGCTGGGAACATACGGCCTGGTGGGCCAGTCCTGCCCTCCACAGCCTGCCTGCAAACGCCTGCAGCTGGCCCTGTTTGCCCCCCGAGCTCCCTGCCTCTCCCTGGACTACAGCCTCCGTATCTACTGCATCCATGACACCCCACATGCACTCAAG GAGGTGCTGGATCTGGAGAGGAGTCTAGGTGGAGTTTTGTTGGAGGATCCCAAGCCGCTGCTCTTTAAAGACAGCTACCACAACCTGCGCCTGTCCATCCACGACATTCCTCACACTCACTGGAGAAGCAAACTACTGGCAAAGTATCAG GAGATTCCTTTCTATCACATCTGGAGCGGCAGTCAGAGACCCCTGCACTGCACCTTCAGCCTGGAGAGGGGCAGCCTGGCGGTGTCACAGCTCACCTGCAAGATCTGTGTCCGACAGGTAGAAGGGGAGGGACAGATATTCCAGCTGCACACGGATATTCAGGAG ACTCTACCGCCACACTCGCCGCTCCCCTCAGGAGGCACCTGCCTGCCCTCCTCTCAGGTGGGACCCTATGCCTTTCGCTTGCCTGACTCCATCCGCCAGAAGATCTGTGCCAGTTTGGATGCACCCAGTGCTCGAGGATGTGACTGGAGACTACTGGCACGCAGTCTGGGCTTTGACAG GTACTTGAACTACTTTGCAACAAAGCCCAGCCCCACAGGTGTTCTACTGGACTTATGGGAAGCTTGTCACCAAGCTGACGCAGACCTGGTCTCTCTGGCGACCGCGCTGGAAGAGATGGGCAAAAGTGAGGTGTTAGTTGTCATGACAACAGATGGGGATTGTTGA
- the mrps6 gene encoding small ribosomal subunit protein bS6m, producing MPRYELALILKAMQRPETAAALQRTVRTLMERGAVVRDLENLGEKQLPYKITKHNERHLRGTYFLVDFYAPPSIVTGLLDHLHRDVDVVRPTVLKKDAPASASNCCGLQQ from the coding sequence ATGCCTCGTTACGAGCTGGCCCTGATCCTCAAGGCGATGCAGCGGCCGGAGACAGCGGCTGCTCTCCAGCGGACAGTGAGGACTCTGATGGAGAGGGGCGCGGTGGTGAGGGACCTGGAGAATCTGGGCGAGAAACAGCTTCCGTACAAGATAACCAAACACAATGAAAGGCACCTCCGAGGGACTTACTTTCTGGTCGACTTCTACGCACCTCCCAGTATCGTCACAGGCTTACTGGATCACCTGCACCGAGATGTGGACGTGGTGAGACCCACTGTGCTGAAGAAGGACGCCCCGGCTTCCGCCAGTAACTGCTGTGGCCTCCAACAGTGA
- the psap gene encoding prosaposin isoform X1, with translation MLLLALLFVSSAIASPLPGTEECARGPPYWCQNVKTASLCGAVTHCQQNVWNKPQMKSVPCDLCKEVLIVVEQILKDNATEAEVLGYLEKACQLIPDQGLTAECKEMVDNYYPILMGIITGELEDPSVVCGAMGLCQSQQAALAKAHAQEQLMSNEIPPVDLSQRVVAPFLLNVPELLYPQDSPKQEPPKTESPKKESDVVCQDCIKFLADAQAEAKANSSFVNSLIENIENQCDLLGPSLSAMCKEYVGQYGVLVVEQLMSMVSEPKDICVHAGFCTAMKKSTPMLKLQPAKTVPAAKTVPAAKTVPAVKLFPATKVESATDKSAKPMVRVRDSPLCAICEFVMKELEARLEDQATEEEVIQTVEKVCTFLPSSLSGQCKDLIETYGQAIIELLLQQADPKTVCTVLALCNGARRTYIPALDRSRFKAGGYCEVCKMAITYVDEILEKNATEAQIEEAVRKACSFLPDSLQTECDQLVEQYEPMLVQLLLQMLDPDFVCMKVGACPEAERRLLGTEQCSWGPAFWCKNMETATMCSAVAHCKDHVWI, from the exons ATGCTGCTTCTAGCCCTGCTTTTCGTGTCTTCAG CCATAGCATCCCCTCTGCCCGGCACTGAGGAGTGTGCCCGTGGTCCCCCCTACTGGTGTCAGAATGTAAAGACTGCGTCTCTGTGTGGagctgtgactcactgccagCAGAACGTGTGGAACAAGCCCCAGATG AAATCAGTGCCATGTGACTTGTGCAAAGAGGTGTTGATTGTGGTGGAGCAGATACTGAAGGACAATGCCACCGAG GCTGAGGTTCTTGGGTACCTGGAGAAGGCCTGCCAGCTCATCCCCGATCAAGGTTTGACCGCAGAGTGCAAGGAGATGGTGGATAACTACTACCCCATCCTCATGGGAATTATTACTGGAGAACTG gaGGATCCCAGTGTGGTGTGTGGTGCCATGGGGCTGTGTCAGTCTCAGCAGGCAGCCCTGGCTAAGGCTCATGCCCAGGAGCAGCTCATGTCCAATGAAATCCCTCCGGTTGACCTTTCCCAGAGAGTGGTGGCTCCCTTCCTCCTCAATGTGCCTGAGCTCCTCTATCCTCAGGACAGCCCCAAGCAGGAGCCCCCCAAAACAGAGTCTCCAAAGAAG GAGAGTGACGTTGTGTGTCAGGACTGCATCAAGTTCTTGGCTGATGCCCAAGCTGAAGCAAAGGCCAACTCCTCATTTGTCAACTCTCTCATTGAGAATATTGAGAACCAGTGTGACCTACTGGGACCGAGCTTGTCTGCAATG TGCAAGGAGTATGTCGGCCAGTACGGCGTCCTTGTTGTCGAGCAGCTCATGTCCATGGTGAGT gAGCCCAAGGATATCTGTGTCCATGCTGGCTTCTGTACTGCTATGAAGAAGTCCACTCCcatgctgaagctgcagcctgccAAGACTGTACCTGCTGCCAAGACAGTACCTGCTGCCAAGACCGTACCTGCTGTCAAGCTTTTCCCTGCCACCAAGGTGGAGTCTGCCACTGACAAGTCTGCTAAG CCCATGGTGCGTGTCCGTGATTCCCCACTGTGTGCCATCTGTGAGTTCGtgatgaaggagctggaggctAGGTTGGAGGATCAGGCAACAGAG gAGGAGGTCATTCAAACTGTGGAGAAGGTGTGCACATTTCTGCCCTCCTCTCTGAGTGGACAGTGTAAGGACCTGATTGAAACCTACGGCCAGGCCATCATTGAGCTGCTGTTGCAGCAGGCTGACCCCAAGACTGTCTGCACAGTGCTGGCACTCTGCAACGGTGCCAGGCGCACATATATCC CTGCACTTGACCGTAGTCGCTTTAAGGCTGGTGGCTACTGCGAGGTGTGCAAGATGGCCATTACTTATGTCGATGAAATTCTGGAGAAGAATGCTACAGAGGCACAGATTGAGGAGGCTGTAAGGAAAGCCTGCAGCTTCCTGCCCGACTCTCTCCAGACCGAG TGCGACCAGCTGGTTGAACAGTACGAGCCGATGCttgtccagctgctgctccagatgCTCGACCCAGACTTTGTGTGCATG AAAGTGGGAGCCTGTCCTGAAGCTGAGCGCAGGCTGCTGGGAACGGAGCAGTGCAGCTGGGGACCTGCATTCTGGTGCAAGAACATGGAGACCGCAACTATGTGCAGT gctGTGGCTCACTGCAAAGACCATGTGTGGATATAG
- the slc29a3 gene encoding equilibrative nucleoside transporter 3 has product MDDAEPVQPSLNSSYIPSALDSHQVSEDEDTEDQSPSASLLPKQSSVPLAVRYCPEDSYCLVYIIFFLMGIGSLLPWNFFITAKHYWIYKLSNNTHGSSSAEQDSDLSGYFESYLVIASTVPSVLCMILNYLLVNRLSPNVRILSSLSVILFVFVVTTVLVKVDVSGCRMEFFIGTLASVAVISGASNLFSGSMFGISGHFPMRISQALISGQAMGGTLSAVASIADLALAKDVTESALFYFLTADIFILLCIIMYLLLPRLGYSQHYMLAATCTNPRAMSDGGAAAGTGSTTSVPPLQTILRKTWVLGLSVFYVFCISITVFPAVSSGILSVQKDSGSPWTTTYFVPLTTFLLYNMADFCGRQATAWLQVPGPTSRVLPVLVLCRTVMVPLLMLCNYQPRNHIHTVLFTHDVYPVVFNCLLGLSNGYLGTLPMIYGPKVVPRELAEATGVVMSFFLILGLTVGSAFSVLIVHLI; this is encoded by the exons ATGGACGACGCAGAGCCGGTGCAGCCCAGCCTCAACTCCTCCTACATCCCGTCTGCTCTTGACAGCCACCAAGTATCTGAGgatgaggacacagaggaccAGAGTCCCTCTGCATCGCTCCTGCCCAAACAGTCCTCTGTGCCTCTGGCTGTGCGCTACTGTCCAGAGGACTCTTACTGTTTGGTGTATATCATCTTCTTTCTGATGGGCATCGGCTCCTTGCTGCCCTGGAATTTCTTCATAACAGCCAAACACTACTGGATCTACAAACTGAGTAACAACActcatggcagcagcagtgcgGAGCAAGATTCAGACCTCAGT GGCTACTTTGAAAGTTATCTGGTCATTGCCTCCACGGTGCCCTCTGTGCTGTGTATGATACTGAACTATCTCCTAGTAAACAG GTTGTCCCCAAATGTGCGGATCCtgtcgtctctctctgtcatcctgtttgtatttgtgGTGACCACAGTGCTGGTGAAGGTGGATGTGTCGGGCTGCAGGATGGAGTTCTTCATCGGCACGCTGGCCAGCGTGGCTGTCATCAGCGGAGCCTCCAACCTCTTCTCTGGCAGCATGTTCGGGATCAGTGGCCATTTCCCTATGAGGATTTCTCAGGCCCTTATATCAG gCCAGGCCATGGGAGGCACGCTGAGTGCGGTGGCATCAATAGCGGACCTTGCATTGGCAAAGGATGTGACAGAGAGCGCTCTGTTCTACTTCCTGACAGCTGACATCTTCATCCTGCTCTGCATCATCATGTATCTGCTGCTGCCCAGGCTGGGATATTCACA ACACTACATGCTGGCTGCAACATGCACAAATCCACGGGCGATGAGCGACgggggagcagcagcaggcacagGGAGCACAACATCCGTCCCACCGCTGCAGACTATCCTCAGGAAGACGTGGGTGCTCGGCCTAAGTGTCTTCTACGTCTTCTGCATCTCTATCACGGTGTTCCCTGCAGTATCCTCGGGGATCCTGTCTGTCCAAAAAGACAGCGGCAGCCCATGGACCACCACTTACTTCGTGCCCCTCACCACTTTCCTCCTGTACAACATGGCAGACTTCTGCGGGAGGCAGGCCACAGCCTGGCTGCAGGTTCCCGGTCCCACCAGCCGAGTCTTGCCTGTACTGGTGCTGTGTCGCACTGTCATGGTGCCGCTCCTCATGTTGTGTAACTACCAGCCAAGGAACCACATCCACACTGTGCTTTTCACCCATGACGTGTACCCTGTGGTCTTTAACTGCCTGTTAGGCCTCTCTAATGGCTACCTAGGCACTCTACCAATGATCTATGGTCCTAAGGTGGTACCTCGGGAGCTGGCAGAAGCCACAGGAGTGGTCATGTCCTTCTTCCTCATTCTGGGACTGACTGTTGGATCAGCCTTCTCTGTGCTTATCGTGCACCTCATCTAA
- the psap gene encoding prosaposin isoform X2: MLLLALLFVSSAIASPLPGTEECARGPPYWCQNVKTASLCGAVTHCQQNVWNKPQMKSVPCDLCKEVLIVVEQILKDNATEAEVLGYLEKACQLIPDQGLTAECKEMVDNYYPILMGIITGELEDPSVVCGAMGLCQSQQAALAKAHAQEQLMSNEIPPVDLSQRVVAPFLLNVPELLYPQDSPKQEPPKTESPKKESDVVCQDCIKFLADAQAEAKANSSFVNSLIENIENQCDLLGPSLSAMCKEYVGQYGVLVVEQLMSMEPKDICVHAGFCTAMKKSTPMLKLQPAKTVPAAKTVPAAKTVPAVKLFPATKVESATDKSAKPMVRVRDSPLCAICEFVMKELEARLEDQATEEEVIQTVEKVCTFLPSSLSGQCKDLIETYGQAIIELLLQQADPKTVCTVLALCNGARRTYIPALDRSRFKAGGYCEVCKMAITYVDEILEKNATEAQIEEAVRKACSFLPDSLQTECDQLVEQYEPMLVQLLLQMLDPDFVCMKVGACPEAERRLLGTEQCSWGPAFWCKNMETATMCSAVAHCKDHVWI; encoded by the exons ATGCTGCTTCTAGCCCTGCTTTTCGTGTCTTCAG CCATAGCATCCCCTCTGCCCGGCACTGAGGAGTGTGCCCGTGGTCCCCCCTACTGGTGTCAGAATGTAAAGACTGCGTCTCTGTGTGGagctgtgactcactgccagCAGAACGTGTGGAACAAGCCCCAGATG AAATCAGTGCCATGTGACTTGTGCAAAGAGGTGTTGATTGTGGTGGAGCAGATACTGAAGGACAATGCCACCGAG GCTGAGGTTCTTGGGTACCTGGAGAAGGCCTGCCAGCTCATCCCCGATCAAGGTTTGACCGCAGAGTGCAAGGAGATGGTGGATAACTACTACCCCATCCTCATGGGAATTATTACTGGAGAACTG gaGGATCCCAGTGTGGTGTGTGGTGCCATGGGGCTGTGTCAGTCTCAGCAGGCAGCCCTGGCTAAGGCTCATGCCCAGGAGCAGCTCATGTCCAATGAAATCCCTCCGGTTGACCTTTCCCAGAGAGTGGTGGCTCCCTTCCTCCTCAATGTGCCTGAGCTCCTCTATCCTCAGGACAGCCCCAAGCAGGAGCCCCCCAAAACAGAGTCTCCAAAGAAG GAGAGTGACGTTGTGTGTCAGGACTGCATCAAGTTCTTGGCTGATGCCCAAGCTGAAGCAAAGGCCAACTCCTCATTTGTCAACTCTCTCATTGAGAATATTGAGAACCAGTGTGACCTACTGGGACCGAGCTTGTCTGCAATG TGCAAGGAGTATGTCGGCCAGTACGGCGTCCTTGTTGTCGAGCAGCTCATGTCCATG gAGCCCAAGGATATCTGTGTCCATGCTGGCTTCTGTACTGCTATGAAGAAGTCCACTCCcatgctgaagctgcagcctgccAAGACTGTACCTGCTGCCAAGACAGTACCTGCTGCCAAGACCGTACCTGCTGTCAAGCTTTTCCCTGCCACCAAGGTGGAGTCTGCCACTGACAAGTCTGCTAAG CCCATGGTGCGTGTCCGTGATTCCCCACTGTGTGCCATCTGTGAGTTCGtgatgaaggagctggaggctAGGTTGGAGGATCAGGCAACAGAG gAGGAGGTCATTCAAACTGTGGAGAAGGTGTGCACATTTCTGCCCTCCTCTCTGAGTGGACAGTGTAAGGACCTGATTGAAACCTACGGCCAGGCCATCATTGAGCTGCTGTTGCAGCAGGCTGACCCCAAGACTGTCTGCACAGTGCTGGCACTCTGCAACGGTGCCAGGCGCACATATATCC CTGCACTTGACCGTAGTCGCTTTAAGGCTGGTGGCTACTGCGAGGTGTGCAAGATGGCCATTACTTATGTCGATGAAATTCTGGAGAAGAATGCTACAGAGGCACAGATTGAGGAGGCTGTAAGGAAAGCCTGCAGCTTCCTGCCCGACTCTCTCCAGACCGAG TGCGACCAGCTGGTTGAACAGTACGAGCCGATGCttgtccagctgctgctccagatgCTCGACCCAGACTTTGTGTGCATG AAAGTGGGAGCCTGTCCTGAAGCTGAGCGCAGGCTGCTGGGAACGGAGCAGTGCAGCTGGGGACCTGCATTCTGGTGCAAGAACATGGAGACCGCAACTATGTGCAGT gctGTGGCTCACTGCAAAGACCATGTGTGGATATAG
- the unc5b gene encoding netrin receptor UNC5B isoform X2, translating into MLSVRMQRDQGVAPLVLLLLVGGSVVSGTESSDYSEAEVLPDSFPSAPAEPLPEFLLEPEDAFIVKNRPVQLRCRASPATQIYFKCNGEWVNQNDHVTRESLDQITGLVVREVDISVSRTQVEELFGLEDYWCQCVAWSSAGTTKSNRAYVRIAYLRKNFEQEPLGREVRLEQEVLLQCRPPEGMPAAEVDWLKNEDVIDPSQDSNFLITIDHDLIIKQARLSDTANYTCVARNVVAKRRSSTATLIVYVSGGWSSWTEWSECNARCGRGWQRRTRSCTNPAPLNGGAFCEGPPFQRVTCTTLCPVDGGWTEWAKWSACGTECTHWRSRECQAPPPRNGGKHCSGSMMESKNCTEGLCARTLAPGMDVAVYAGLVGALLLCVILVLCVGVLAYRRRCRHLHGDITDSSSALTAAFHPGNYKPPRQDNPHPLHPSAPPDLTATAGAFRGPLFSLQHGVNDSPHKIPMTTSPLLDPLPSLKIKVYNSSTLSSLELPADICSDGEILSLKSVGTVGRERDYHSHTLSREPGLSTSATLGNLGGRLTIPNTGVSLLVPPGTIPQGKFYEMYLIINKWDKTTLPSEGSQTVLSPVVSCGPSGMLLNRPVVLTLPHCAQLDTPTPDWTLTLKTQTHQGAWEEVLTVGEETLSSPCYLQLEEECCHVLMEQLGTYGLVGQSCPPQPACKRLQLALFAPRAPCLSLDYSLRIYCIHDTPHALKEVLDLERSLGGVLLEDPKPLLFKDSYHNLRLSIHDIPHTHWRSKLLAKYQEIPFYHIWSGSQRPLHCTFSLERGSLAVSQLTCKICVRQVEGEGQIFQLHTDIQETLPPHSPLPSGGTCLPSSQVGPYAFRLPDSIRQKICASLDAPSARGCDWRLLARSLGFDRYLNYFATKPSPTGVLLDLWEACHQADADLVSLATALEEMGKSEVLVVMTTDGDC; encoded by the exons AGAGCAGCGACTACAGCGAGGCCGAGGTTCTCCCCGACTCCTTCCCCTCAGCACCAGCAGAACCTCTCCCAGAATTCCTGCTGGAACCAGAGGACGCTTTCATCGTAAAGAACCGGCCCGTCCAGCTACGTTGCCGGGCATCACCGGCCACCCAGATCTACTTCAAATGTAATGGAGAATGGGTCAATCAAAACGATCACGTCACCAGAGAGAGCCTGGACCAGATCACGG GTCTGGTGGTCCGGGAGGTGGACATCTCGGTGTCTAGGACACAGGTGGAGGAGCTGTTTGGATTGGAGGACTACTGGTGCCAGTGTGTGGCCTGGAGCTCGGCTGGCACCACAAAGAGCAACCGTGCCTATGTTCGCATTGCAT ACCTGAGGAAGAACTTTGAGCAGGAGCCGCTGGGACGGGAGGTGCGACTAGAGCAGGAGGTGCTTCTGCAGTGTCGCCCCCCGGAGGGCATGCCTGCTGCCGAG GTGGACTGGCTAAAGAATGAGGACGTCATAGATCCATCTCAGGACTCCAACTTCCTGATCACCATTGATCATGATCTGATCATCAAACAGGCCCGACTCTCAGACACCGCCAACTACACCTGCGTGGCTCGTAACGTGGTGGCCAAAAGACGCAGCAGCACGGCTACTCTTATTGTTtatg tgagcGGAGGCTGGTCTTCTTGGACTGAATGGTCAGAGTGTAATGCTCGGTGTGGGCGGGGCTGGCAGCGACGAACACGCAGCTGCACCAATCCTGCCCCTTTGAATGGAGGAGCTTTCTGCGAGGGCCCACCCTTCCAGAGAGTgacctgcaccacactgtgccCAG TGGATGGCGGCTGGACAGAGTGGGCAAAGTGGTCCGCCTGTGGGACAGAGTGCACCCACTGGCGCAGTCGCGAGTGCCAAGCCCCCCCACCCAGGAACGGAGGAAAGCACTGCAGCGGCAGCATGATGGAGAGCAAGAACTGCACCGAGGGGCTGTGTGCGCGCA CGCTGGCTCCAGGTATGGATGTAGCAGTCTACGCCGGTTTGGTGGGAGCCCTGTTGCTGTGTGTAATACTGGTGTTGTGCGTGGGAGTGCTCGCATATCGCCGCAGATGCCGCCATCTCCACGGAGACATCACCGATTCCTCGTCTGCTCTCACCGCCGCCTTCCACCCTGGCAACTACAAACCTCCCAGACAGG ACAACCCCCACCCTCTGCATCCCTCGGCTCCTCCGGATCTGACAGCCACGGCGGGGGCGTTCCGCGGGCCGCTCTTCTCCCTGCAGCACGGGGTCAACGACAGCCCCCACAAAATCCCCATGACCACCTCTCCCCTGCTCGACCCGTTGCCCAGTCTTAAAATCAAGGTGTATAACTCCTCCACTCTTTCCTCCCTGGAGCTCCCCGCGGACATTTGCTCGGACGGGGAGATCCTCAGCCTGAAGTCGGTGGGTACTGTCGGAAGAGAGCGAGACTACCACAGCCACACCCTCTCCAGAGAGCCTGGGCTGAGCACCAGTGCCACCCTGGGTAACCTGGGAGGACGCCTTACAATCCCCAATACAG GTGTGAGTCTGCTGGTCCCCCCGGGCACAATCCCCCAGGGGAAGTTCTATGAGATGTACCTCATTATCAACAAGTGGGACAAAACTAC GCTACCCTCTGAAGGCAGTCAGACTGTACTAAGTCCTGTAGTGAGCTGTGGCCCATCCGGCATGCTGCTGAATCGCCCAGTGGTTCTTACTTTGCCCCACTGTGCCCAGCTAGACACACCTACTCCCGACTGGACCCTCACACtcaagacacagacacaccaggGGGCTTGGGAG GAGGTGCTGACAGTTGGAGAGGAGACTTTGTCGTCTCCGTGCtacctgcagctggaggaggagtgttGTCATGTTCTCATGGAGCAGCTGGGAACATACGGCCTGGTGGGCCAGTCCTGCCCTCCACAGCCTGCCTGCAAACGCCTGCAGCTGGCCCTGTTTGCCCCCCGAGCTCCCTGCCTCTCCCTGGACTACAGCCTCCGTATCTACTGCATCCATGACACCCCACATGCACTCAAG GAGGTGCTGGATCTGGAGAGGAGTCTAGGTGGAGTTTTGTTGGAGGATCCCAAGCCGCTGCTCTTTAAAGACAGCTACCACAACCTGCGCCTGTCCATCCACGACATTCCTCACACTCACTGGAGAAGCAAACTACTGGCAAAGTATCAG GAGATTCCTTTCTATCACATCTGGAGCGGCAGTCAGAGACCCCTGCACTGCACCTTCAGCCTGGAGAGGGGCAGCCTGGCGGTGTCACAGCTCACCTGCAAGATCTGTGTCCGACAGGTAGAAGGGGAGGGACAGATATTCCAGCTGCACACGGATATTCAGGAG ACTCTACCGCCACACTCGCCGCTCCCCTCAGGAGGCACCTGCCTGCCCTCCTCTCAGGTGGGACCCTATGCCTTTCGCTTGCCTGACTCCATCCGCCAGAAGATCTGTGCCAGTTTGGATGCACCCAGTGCTCGAGGATGTGACTGGAGACTACTGGCACGCAGTCTGGGCTTTGACAG GTACTTGAACTACTTTGCAACAAAGCCCAGCCCCACAGGTGTTCTACTGGACTTATGGGAAGCTTGTCACCAAGCTGACGCAGACCTGGTCTCTCTGGCGACCGCGCTGGAAGAGATGGGCAAAAGTGAGGTGTTAGTTGTCATGACAACAGATGGGGATTGTTGA